The following coding sequences are from one Macaca mulatta isolate MMU2019108-1 chromosome 7, T2T-MMU8v2.0, whole genome shotgun sequence window:
- the LOC705596 gene encoding small ribosomal subunit protein eS24, with the protein MNDTVTIRTRKFMTNRLLQGKQMVIDVLHPGKATVPKTEIREKLAKMYKTTPDVIFVFGFRAHFGGGKTTGFVMIYDSLDYAKKNEPKHRLAGHGLYEKKKTSRKQ; encoded by the coding sequence ATGAACGACACTGTAACTATCCGCACTAGAAAGTTCATGACCAACCGACTACTTCAGGGGAAACAAATGGTCATTGACGTCCTTCACCCCGGGAAGGCAACAGTGCCTAAGACAGAAATTCGGGAAAAACTAGCCAAAATGTACAAGACCACACCGGATGTTATCTTTGTATTTGGATTCAGAGCTCATTTTGGTGGTGGCAAGACAACTGGCTTTGTCATGATTTATGACTCCCTGGAttatgcaaagaaaaatgaaccCAAACATAGACTTGCAGGACATGGCCTGTATGAGAAGAAAAAGACCTCAAGAAAGCAATGA